A single window of Rana temporaria chromosome 1, aRanTem1.1, whole genome shotgun sequence DNA harbors:
- the LOC120931081 gene encoding protein ALP1-like has translation MAICDASYKFLAVDIGAYGQNNDSRVFKESNLGKALYAGTFQIPGPKPLPGIDGPALPHVIVADEAFQMAENLLKPYSGRRLNGQRRVFNYRLTRARRYVECAFGILTNKWRILTTSIQVKAESVDSVIKACVVLHNFVIKLEPGSIPTMEEIAEVELSGLEPNPIRSSVSVMQIREQFCNYFSSEQGALPWQHTI, from the exons ATGGCAATCTGTGATGCCAGCTACAAATTTTTGGCAGTTGACATTGGGGCCTACGGTCAGAACAATGATTCACGTGTGTTCAAGGAGTCTAACCTTGGCAAAGCCCTGTATGCTGGCACATTCCAGATTCCAGGACCCAAACCACTACCGGGTATTGATGGACCTGCCCTGCCTCATGTGATAGTGGCTGATGAGGCCTTTCAAATGGCGGAAAACTTGTTGAAGCCATACTCAGGGAGAAGACTTAATGGCCAAAGGCGTGTCTTTAATTATAGATTGACACGTGCACGCAGGTATGTGGAATGTGCTTTTGGTATCCTCACTAATAAATGGCGCATACTTACCACCAGCATTCAAGTAAAGGCGGAATCCGTGGACTCTGTGATTAAAGCATGTGTGGTTCTGCataattttgtaataaaattggAGCCAGGGTCCATCCCCACCATGGAGGAAATAGCAGAGGTCGAACTTTCTGGACTGGAGCCTAACCCAATCAGATCAAGTGTTTCAGTGATGCAGATACGTGAACAGTTTTGCAACTACTTTTCATCAGAGCAAGGTGCATtgccatggcagcatacaat ATGA